In the Gossypium arboreum isolate Shixiya-1 chromosome 10, ASM2569848v2, whole genome shotgun sequence genome, one interval contains:
- the LOC108488582 gene encoding protein DOG1-like 4, which yields MKSPVGERFSEFFDKWICQLDGYLQQLVRVSREGLSENEQQTLVSKLTAHYKEYYTVKWAAAHEDVLVFYCPVWLSKLENAYSWLTGWKPSMIFGVVESMRRKSVAELTEEQVRKIEQLRVKIKLEEEKVEREMERQQVAMADRKVVELVRTASRIRNEELVVVVGNHQVEGLVEVALKGVLAGLERVMKAADCVRLKALKGVLDVLNPTQSLDFLAGTCMLQIQIRKWGQNRDNQKGTNPMKLGELHNNVIF from the coding sequence ATGAAGAGTCCGGTCGGTGAACGGTTCTCGGAGTTTTTTGATAAGTGGATATGTCAACTTGATGGGTATTTACAGCAGTTAGTAAGGGTGTCTAGGGAAggtttaagtgaaaatgagcagCAAACTTTGGTTTCGAAACTGACTGCTCATTATAAAGAATATTACACTGTTAAATGGGCAGCTGCACATGAAGATGTGCTTGTGTTTTATTGTCCGGTTTGGTTAAGTAAGTTAGAGAATGCTTATTCATGGTTAACCGGTTGGAAACCGTCTATGATATTCGGTGTAGTTGAGTCAATGAGGAGGAAGAGTGTGGCTGAGTTGACGGAGGAGCAAGTGAGAAAGATAGAACAGTTGAGGGTGAAGATAAAGTTGGAAGAAGAGAAAGTGGAAAGGGAAATGGAGAGGCAACAAGTGGCAATGGCTGATCGGAAAGTGGTTGAGTTAGTTCGTACGGCGAGCCGGATAAGGAATGAGGAGCTGGTGGTGGTGGTGGGGAATCATCAGGTGGAGGGTTTAGTTGAAGTGGCGCTGAAGGGTGTACTTGCAGGGCTAGAAAGGGTGATGAAGGCGGCCGATTGTGTGAGACTCAAGGCCTTGAAAGGTGTTTTGGATGTATTGAATCCAACACAGTCACTGGATTTCTTGGCTGGGACCTGCATGCTTCAGATTCAGATCAGGAAATGGGGCCAAAACAGGGATAACCAAAAGGGTACGAATCCGATGAAATTAGGAGAACTACACAACAATGTCATTTTTTAA
- the LOC108489699 gene encoding CBL-interacting serine/threonine-protein kinase 12: MDSTSKSNAATSSKKDANNGQTLLLGRYEVGKLLGHGTFAKVYHARNVKSGDSVAIKVIDKEKILKSGLIAHIKREISILRRVRHPNIVQLFEVMATKSKIYFVMEYVRGGELFNKVAKGRLKEDVARKYFQQLISAVHFCHARGVYHRDLKPENLLLDENGDLKVSDFGLSAVSDQIRQDGLFHTFCGTPAYVAPEVLARKGYDAAKVDIWSCGVILFVLMAGYLPFQDQNIMAMYKKIYKGEFRCPRWFSPELIRLLTKLLDTNPETRITIPEIMEKRWFKKGFKHIKFYIEDDKLCSVEDDDNDVGPCSDQSSMSESETELETRKRVGTLPRPASLNAFDLISFSPGFNLCGLFEEGDEGSRFVSGAPVSTIISKLEEIAKVVSFTVRKKDCRVSLEGSREGAKGPLSIAAEIFELTPSLVVVEVKKKGGERGEYEDFCNRELKPGLEKLMVEESQSSAAASPATSSSYLPSDTE, from the coding sequence ATGGATTCCACCTCCAAGTCCAACGCCGCAACCTCATCAAAGAAAGACGCCAACAATGGCCAAACTCTTCTCTTAGGACGCTACGAGGTCGGCAAGCTCCTCGGCCATGGCACTTTCGCTAAAGTCTACCACGCTCGTAACGTCAAATCCGGTGATAGCGTAGCCATCAAAGTGATCGACAAGGAAAAGATTCTCAAGAGTGGTTTAATCGCTCACATCAAGCGCGAAATCTCTATTCTCCGCCGCGTTCGCCACCCGAACATCGTGCAATTATTCGAAGTCATGGCTACTAAGTCCAAGATCTACTTCGTTATGGAATACGTTCGTGGTGGTGAACTGTTCAATAAAGTGGCTAAAGGTCGATTAAAAGAAGATGTTGCTAGGAAGTATTTCCAGCAATTAATCTCGGCCGTTCATTTTTGCCACGCGCGTGGCGTTTACCACCGTGACCTGAAACCTGAAAATCTACTTCTCGATGAAAATGGGGATTTGAAAGTCTCTGATTTCGGGTTGAGTGCTGTATCGGATCAGATCCGGCAAGACGGTTTGTTTCATACGTTTTGTGGAACCCCGGCTTATGTTGCGCCGGAAGTTTTGGCGAGGAAAGGATACGATGCGGCGAAAGTAGATATCTGGTCTTGTGGAGTGATTTTATTTGTTCTAATGGCAGGGTATTTACCATTTCAAGATCAGAACATTATGGCTATGTACAAGAAGATTTACAAGGGTGAGTTTAGGTGTCCGAGATGGTTTTCACCCGAGTTAATTCGGTTACTTACCAAACTCCTAGACACCAACCCGGAAACAAGAATTACGATTCCAGAAATCATGGAGAAACGCTGGTTCAAAAAGGGGTTTAAACATATTAAGTTCTACATCGAAGATGATAAGTTATGCAGTGTCGAAGACGATGATAATGATGTTGGGCCATGTTCAGACCAATCATCAATGTCTGAGTCAGAAACAGAGTTGGAAACGAGGAAACGAGTTGGCACATTGCCAAGGCCAGCTAGTTTAAACGCGTTCGACCTTATATCTTTCTCCCCAGGGTTCAACCTATGCGGGTTGTTCGAGGAAGGAGACGAAGGTTCCCGGTTTGTTTCAGGGGCACCGGTTTCGACAATCATATCGAAATTGGAGGAGATAGCCAAGGTTGTTAGCTTTACTGTGAGGAAAAAGGATTGTAGAGTGAGCTTGGAGGGTTCTAGAGAAGGAGCTAAAGGTCCATTATCGATTGCTGCTGAGATATTCGAATTAACCCCTTCATTAGTCGTTGTGGAAGTGAAGAAGAAAGGAGGGGAACGAGGAGAGTATGAGGATTTTTGTAACAGGGAATTGAAACCCGGGTTAGAGAAATTAATGGTGGAGGAATCACAATCTTCTGCAGCAGCTTCACCTGCTACTTCATCATCATATTTACCTTCGGATACTGAATAG